A portion of the Gammaproteobacteria bacterium genome contains these proteins:
- a CDS encoding DUF58 domain-containing protein gives MAGRESIAHEHPRVFSARVKQIELRTRGLVESLFSGEYRSVFKGRGLEFSEVREYQPGDDIRSIDWNVTARRGRLFIKQHEEERELTAMLMVDLSGSQDFGTGLASNARIASEIACILALSAARNNDHVGLLVVTDRTELFIPPDTGRRHALRLIFELLSLEPTGRRTRLSPGLEFLAKVLRRRAAVFLISDFLVDFGADPRLPRIASRFSFQHDLVPIRLNDPRQMGLPDVGLVRVVDPESGERRIVDTGQEGARAAYAKRTGDARERLTRLFRELGLEVVEVGSEDDYVPVLAEFFRARERTPARRRGRAV, from the coding sequence GTGGCCGGACGGGAGTCCATCGCACACGAGCATCCCCGGGTCTTCTCTGCGCGGGTGAAGCAGATCGAGTTGCGCACCCGCGGGCTGGTGGAGTCGCTCTTCAGCGGCGAGTACCGCTCGGTGTTCAAGGGCCGCGGGCTCGAGTTCTCGGAGGTGCGCGAGTACCAGCCCGGCGACGACATCCGCTCCATCGACTGGAACGTCACCGCTCGCCGGGGCCGTCTCTTCATCAAGCAGCACGAGGAGGAGCGCGAGCTCACGGCGATGCTCATGGTGGATCTCTCGGGGTCGCAGGACTTCGGCACCGGCCTTGCCTCCAACGCCCGCATCGCGAGCGAGATCGCCTGCATCCTGGCGCTCTCGGCCGCGCGCAACAACGACCACGTCGGGTTGCTGGTGGTCACCGATCGAACGGAGCTCTTCATCCCCCCCGACACCGGCCGGCGGCACGCCCTGCGGCTGATCTTCGAGCTGCTTTCGCTCGAGCCCACGGGCCGGCGCACGAGGCTTTCCCCCGGCCTCGAGTTTCTGGCGAAGGTGCTGCGGCGACGGGCGGCGGTCTTCCTCATCAGCGACTTTCTCGTGGACTTCGGGGCCGACCCGCGCCTGCCGCGCATCGCAAGCCGCTTCAGCTTCCAGCACGACCTGGTGCCCATCCGCCTGAACGATCCCAGGCAGATGGGGCTCCCGGATGTGGGTCTGGTGCGGGTGGTGGACCCGGAGTCGGGGGAACGCCGCATCGTGGATACCGGGCAAGAGGGCGCGCGCGCCGCCTATGCGAAACGGACCGGCGATGCGCGGGAACGACTGACCCGGCTTTTTCGCGAGTTGGGGCTGGAGGTCGTGGAGGTTGGGTCGGAAGACGACTACGTGCCCGTGCTGGCGGAGTTCTTCCGGGCGCGCGAGCGGACGCCGGCTCGAAGGCGGGGGCGGGCGGTCTGA
- a CDS encoding MoxR family ATPase: protein MPGDAAGVLAREAGAGEAGLGLSGRVTAAVRERVVGQDAAVEALLIALLTGGHVLLEGLPGLAKTLMVRTLANAIDTGFSRIQFTPDLLPSDIAGTPILDARSGEFRVHKGPVFSNIVLADEINRAPPKVQAALLEAMEERQVSIAGDTFRLADPFMVLATQNPVELHGTYPLAEAQLDRFAMKLDIGYPSRDEEKEIVRWAGDRAGTPLDPVAGVEEVFRARERVAAVHVEEAVLDYIVELAFATREPARYGLEELETLIDFGTSPRASIFLARTARARAWLRGRSFVLPDDVKAMAPMVLPHRLRTTYEADARGIGTDEVVRRVLEAVSSP, encoded by the coding sequence ATGCCCGGCGACGCAGCGGGGGTGCTGGCGCGGGAAGCCGGCGCCGGGGAAGCCGGGCTCGGGCTCTCGGGTCGGGTCACGGCCGCCGTGCGGGAACGCGTGGTGGGCCAGGATGCGGCCGTCGAAGCCCTCCTGATCGCACTGCTCACGGGCGGTCACGTGCTGCTCGAGGGCCTTCCGGGGCTCGCCAAGACGCTCATGGTGCGCACGCTGGCCAACGCCATCGACACCGGCTTCAGCCGCATCCAGTTCACGCCCGACCTGCTCCCGAGCGACATCGCCGGGACGCCGATCCTGGACGCGCGCTCGGGCGAGTTCCGGGTCCACAAGGGGCCTGTCTTCTCCAACATCGTGCTCGCCGACGAGATCAACCGGGCGCCCCCCAAGGTTCAGGCGGCGCTGCTCGAGGCGATGGAGGAGCGCCAGGTGTCGATTGCGGGCGACACCTTTCGGCTGGCCGATCCCTTCATGGTGCTGGCCACCCAGAACCCGGTGGAGCTGCACGGCACCTACCCGCTTGCCGAGGCGCAACTGGACCGCTTCGCCATGAAGCTGGACATCGGATATCCGTCCCGAGACGAGGAGAAGGAGATCGTGCGCTGGGCCGGAGACCGGGCCGGAACCCCGCTGGACCCGGTGGCGGGCGTGGAGGAGGTGTTCCGTGCCCGCGAGCGGGTGGCGGCGGTGCACGTGGAGGAAGCCGTGCTCGACTACATCGTGGAGCTGGCCTTCGCCACCCGTGAGCCGGCCCGGTACGGGCTCGAGGAGCTGGAGACCCTGATCGACTTCGGCACTTCGCCGCGCGCATCCATCTTCCTGGCGCGGACGGCGCGGGCGCGGGCATGGCTTCGCGGGCGGAGCTTCGTCCTTCCCGACGACGTCAAGGCGATGGCGCCCATGGTTCTGCCGCACCGGCTGCGCACTACCTACGAGGCGGACGCGCGCGGCATCGGCACCGACGAGGTCGTCCGGCGGGTGCTGGAGGCGGTGTCTTCGCCATGA
- a CDS encoding amidohydrolase — MNRYSRGEFLGIGAALATGFGIGDFELRGSDARLARARGRARLQEAGDVTPDLILVGGRVYTVDDDLPQAEAFAVKNSRFIAVGSSDDIRNLAGPGTEIIDAEGMTVTPGFIDAHLHPASGGVRELTEVNLDVRSMAEIGERLREGAAGKPPGEWVLAFKYDDTKVREGRRITRRDLDGWVPDHPVRVSHRGGHLYWYNSRAFELAGITAETESPPGGQIYLDDGELNGLLAENANNLFQGLLPSGSTREQRQAGVKLISELTTAAGLTSLHDTGCSTDYAVAYQDAYKAGELRCRIAMYCLGLMTPGLKSAGIHSGFGDEWVRVGGVKYNADGSASGRTMAMSTPYIGRPDDFGILTMTQEEIHEVAEDAHRHDLQIGIHCNGDVAIDMVLNAYERVQRMWPRPDPRHRLEHCTLVNPSLLARIRDTGSVPTPFWTYVYYHGNKWIEYGEEKMRFMFAHRSFLDYDIPVAGASDYVPGPYEPMMALQSMVTRTDSEGRVWGPNQRVTVSEALRIATINGARASHEEHLKGSITPGKLADFVILSEDPHETDPEAFQEIGIVRTVVGGRTMHLA; from the coding sequence ATGAACCGCTACTCGAGGGGAGAGTTTCTCGGCATCGGCGCCGCCCTCGCCACCGGCTTCGGCATCGGCGACTTCGAGTTGCGGGGATCGGACGCGAGGCTCGCGCGTGCCCGCGGCCGGGCCCGCCTTCAGGAAGCGGGCGACGTCACCCCGGACCTGATTCTGGTCGGGGGACGTGTCTACACCGTGGACGACGATCTGCCCCAGGCGGAAGCCTTCGCGGTGAAGAACTCGCGCTTCATCGCGGTCGGGTCAAGCGACGACATCAGGAATCTCGCCGGTCCCGGCACCGAGATCATCGATGCGGAGGGCATGACCGTCACCCCGGGCTTCATCGACGCCCACCTCCACCCCGCGTCGGGCGGCGTGCGCGAGCTCACCGAGGTCAACCTGGACGTGCGCTCCATGGCCGAGATCGGCGAGCGCCTGCGCGAAGGCGCCGCCGGCAAGCCCCCGGGCGAGTGGGTGCTCGCCTTCAAGTACGACGACACGAAGGTGCGCGAAGGCCGCCGCATCACGCGCCGCGACCTGGACGGCTGGGTCCCGGACCACCCGGTCCGGGTTTCCCACCGGGGCGGCCATCTCTACTGGTACAACAGCCGCGCCTTCGAGCTAGCCGGCATCACCGCCGAAACCGAGTCGCCTCCCGGCGGCCAGATCTACCTCGACGACGGCGAGCTGAACGGGCTCCTGGCCGAAAACGCCAACAACCTCTTCCAGGGGCTCCTTCCCTCCGGCTCCACCCGCGAGCAGCGCCAGGCGGGGGTGAAACTCATCTCCGAACTCACCACCGCGGCCGGCCTCACGTCGCTCCACGACACGGGCTGCAGCACCGACTACGCCGTCGCCTACCAGGACGCCTACAAGGCGGGCGAGCTGCGCTGCCGCATCGCCATGTACTGCCTGGGCCTGATGACGCCCGGGCTGAAGTCGGCCGGCATCCACAGCGGGTTCGGCGACGAGTGGGTGCGCGTGGGCGGCGTCAAGTACAACGCCGACGGCTCCGCCTCCGGCCGCACCATGGCCATGAGCACGCCCTACATCGGTCGCCCGGACGACTTCGGCATCCTCACCATGACCCAGGAGGAGATCCACGAGGTCGCGGAGGACGCACACCGCCACGACCTTCAGATCGGCATACACTGCAACGGCGACGTCGCCATCGACATGGTGCTCAACGCCTACGAGCGCGTGCAGCGCATGTGGCCGCGCCCGGATCCGCGCCATCGCCTCGAGCACTGCACGCTGGTGAACCCCTCGCTGCTTGCCCGCATCCGCGACACCGGCTCGGTGCCGACCCCCTTCTGGACCTACGTCTACTATCACGGCAACAAGTGGATCGAGTACGGCGAGGAGAAGATGCGCTTCATGTTCGCGCACCGCTCCTTCCTCGACTACGACATCCCCGTGGCGGGCGCCTCCGACTACGTGCCGGGCCCCTACGAGCCGATGATGGCGCTGCAGTCGATGGTGACCCGCACCGACTCCGAGGGCCGGGTGTGGGGGCCCAACCAGCGCGTGACCGTGAGCGAAGCCCTGCGCATCGCCACCATCAACGGGGCGCGCGCCTCCCACGAGGAGCACCTCAAGGGATCCATCACCCCGGGCAAGCTGGCCGACTTCGTGATCCTGTCGGAAGATCCTCACGAGACCGATCCCGAGGCGTTTCAGGAGATCGGCATCGTCCGCACCGTAGTCGGCGGGCGCACGATGCACCTGGCCTGA
- a CDS encoding heterodisulfide reductase-related iron-sulfur binding cluster: protein MSCVHCGFCLPACPTYVRLGDEADSPRGRLYLMRAVVEGRLDPASDAFQTHIDRCLGCRACEPVCPAGVEYGSLLEHAREAANEARPAGGAAQAILWLFRRRKLLFALMALGRLLRATGIPALGARFLPAGLARVRLGLGMLASTRRGRAARKATASASSPDTEAPDPAPGRPKPHPLAGKRVAVLNGCVQAGLLGHVNDATRRVLRANGLNVVDASGQRCCGALHAHGGDLEGARHLARVNIDAMLGAGAEIIAVNAAGCGAQLKHYGELLADDARYARRAARLTDETRDISEILAETGPRRGAPLPLSVTWDAPCHLLHAQGVSEPPFQVLRAIPELELIPLPRADECCGGAGIYGITHPRLGGRIGADKVEAVLGTGASVVATSNPGCMMQIGGGLRMKGARVEACHPVTLLDESYRAAGFYDTPARGLPGLRDGG from the coding sequence ATGAGCTGCGTGCATTGCGGCTTCTGCCTGCCCGCCTGCCCCACCTACGTCCGCCTGGGCGACGAGGCCGACTCGCCGCGCGGACGCCTCTACCTGATGCGCGCCGTCGTCGAGGGAAGGCTCGATCCGGCGTCGGACGCGTTCCAGACCCACATCGACCGCTGCCTGGGATGTCGCGCCTGCGAACCCGTGTGCCCGGCGGGCGTTGAGTACGGCTCCCTCCTCGAACACGCCCGCGAGGCCGCGAACGAGGCCAGGCCCGCGGGCGGCGCGGCGCAGGCCATCCTGTGGCTCTTCCGCCGCCGCAAGCTGCTCTTTGCGCTGATGGCGCTGGGCCGCCTGCTGCGCGCCACCGGCATCCCCGCGCTGGGCGCGCGCTTCCTGCCCGCGGGTCTCGCCCGGGTCCGCCTGGGCCTCGGCATGCTGGCTTCGACGCGACGGGGGCGCGCTGCCCGCAAAGCCACGGCGTCCGCTTCCTCCCCGGACACGGAGGCCCCGGATCCCGCACCGGGTCGGCCCAAACCGCACCCGCTCGCCGGCAAGCGCGTCGCGGTGCTGAACGGCTGCGTGCAGGCCGGGCTGCTGGGACATGTCAACGACGCCACCCGCCGGGTGCTGCGCGCCAACGGCCTGAACGTCGTGGACGCCTCGGGGCAGCGGTGCTGCGGCGCGCTCCACGCCCACGGCGGAGACCTCGAGGGAGCCCGTCACCTGGCGCGAGTCAACATCGACGCCATGCTGGGGGCCGGGGCCGAGATCATCGCGGTCAACGCCGCCGGATGCGGCGCGCAGCTCAAGCACTACGGCGAGTTGCTGGCCGACGACGCGCGCTACGCCCGGCGGGCGGCCCGGCTGACGGACGAGACGCGCGACATTTCTGAAATCCTGGCCGAGACCGGACCTCGCCGGGGGGCGCCGCTTCCGCTGTCGGTGACCTGGGACGCGCCCTGCCATCTTCTCCACGCCCAAGGGGTCTCGGAGCCCCCTTTCCAGGTGCTGCGGGCGATTCCCGAGCTGGAACTCATTCCCCTGCCCCGGGCCGACGAATGCTGCGGGGGCGCGGGCATCTACGGCATCACGCATCCGCGCCTCGGGGGCAGGATCGGGGCGGACAAGGTAGAGGCCGTGCTGGGAACCGGGGCGAGCGTCGTGGCAACCTCGAACCCGGGGTGCATGATGCAGATCGGCGGAGGACTGCGCATGAAGGGGGCGCGGGTCGAAGCCTGCCATCCGGTCACACTCCTCGACGAGAGCTACAGGGCGGCCGGATT